From Chryseobacterium sp. IHB B 17019, one genomic window encodes:
- a CDS encoding chloride channel protein, whose translation MKIHRRRRLIRTFNLLDQPIRFNPFVFSRTFFMWALTGLIGGVIAGLYWIVLEYFTEFLVQFQGWMVIPTMAICGLLAGLVIHFIGDPGEIHLIVNNIRFNKGKLDPKNNPSMILSSLFCVASGGSLGPEAPLVQVTGSTGTYLGKIFRLKGEELRSLSIAGMASGFTALFGAPLGGSLFSLEILHHKHAVEYYKAIIPALVASCFSYLMFALIIHLGIGATWDLKAYHYTGVYDFLYASLFGVVATVFGWIFIFVVKFFKKIFEYRKFPIYIKTFVGGIILGIIAFYFPITRYFGHNEINQIINGNYALNFLILILIFKILAIAITVTSGWRGGFIIPLFFVGTTLGLIIHNLFPTVDATLAIVSCMAAINACVTRTPMSTTIILGTLTGFTYFVPVLFASLTGYFLAPRIPFIGSQSEKLFEE comes from the coding sequence ATGAAAATCCACAGAAGGCGTCGTTTAATACGGACTTTTAATCTTTTAGATCAACCGATTAGATTCAATCCTTTTGTTTTTAGCCGGACTTTTTTTATGTGGGCTTTAACGGGTCTGATTGGTGGAGTTATAGCCGGATTATATTGGATTGTGCTTGAATATTTTACGGAGTTTTTAGTTCAGTTTCAAGGCTGGATGGTGATTCCGACGATGGCAATTTGTGGTCTGTTGGCCGGTTTGGTTATTCATTTTATTGGAGATCCGGGAGAAATTCATTTGATTGTCAACAATATCCGATTTAATAAAGGAAAATTAGACCCGAAAAATAATCCTTCCATGATTTTGTCGTCGCTTTTTTGTGTGGCATCGGGTGGAAGTTTAGGTCCGGAAGCACCTTTGGTCCAGGTGACGGGTTCTACAGGAACTTATCTTGGAAAAATTTTCAGATTAAAAGGCGAAGAATTACGTTCTTTAAGTATCGCAGGAATGGCATCCGGTTTTACGGCTCTTTTTGGCGCTCCGCTAGGAGGAAGTCTTTTTTCATTGGAAATTCTGCATCACAAACACGCTGTTGAATATTACAAAGCCATTATTCCTGCGTTGGTGGCGAGCTGTTTCAGTTATCTGATGTTTGCTTTGATTATCCATTTGGGAATTGGGGCGACATGGGATCTGAAGGCGTATCATTATACAGGAGTTTACGATTTTTTATATGCATCATTGTTCGGGGTTGTAGCAACGGTTTTTGGTTGGATTTTTATTTTTGTAGTAAAATTTTTCAAGAAGATTTTTGAATACAGAAAGTTTCCAATTTATATTAAAACTTTTGTGGGAGGAATTATTTTAGGAATTATTGCCTTCTATTTTCCAATTACAAGATATTTTGGGCATAATGAGATTAATCAAATCATCAACGGAAATTATGCATTAAACTTTTTAATTTTAATCTTAATTTTCAAAATACTAGCCATTGCAATCACCGTAACTTCGGGTTGGAGAGGCGGTTTTATTATTCCGCTTTTCTTTGTGGGAACGACGTTGGGATTAATAATTCATAATTTATTTCCAACAGTTGATGCCACTTTAGCGATTGTAAGCTGCATGGCTGCCATCAATGCCTGTGTAACGCGAACTCCGATGAGTACAACGATCATTTTAGGAACCTTAACAGGATTTACTTACTTCGTCCCAGTACTTTTTGCAAGTTTGACGGGGTATTTTCTCGCTCCAAGAATTCCGTTTATTGGTTCGCAATCGGAGAAATTATTTGAAGAATAA
- a CDS encoding DUF423 domain-containing protein gives MKTITLVFGAVYGVLSVILGAFGAHALKKILSVERLESFETGVRYQMYAAFFLLIVGYILKFDTSSQKWISIMMIAGTVLFSFSIYFLSLQDYLGMNLKFLGPITPLGGLLMILSWGMLIFYFAKNKI, from the coding sequence ATGAAAACAATAACTTTAGTTTTTGGTGCTGTTTACGGAGTGTTATCCGTGATTTTGGGTGCATTCGGTGCGCACGCTTTGAAGAAAATTTTGTCTGTAGAAAGGCTGGAAAGCTTTGAAACAGGAGTGAGATATCAGATGTATGCTGCTTTCTTTTTATTGATTGTAGGCTACATTTTGAAATTTGACACATCATCGCAAAAGTGGATTTCGATCATGATGATTGCAGGAACAGTGCTGTTTTCTTTCAGTATTTATTTCTTAAGCCTGCAGGATTATTTAGGAATGAACCTTAAGTTTTTAGGACCAATTACCCCACTTGGAGGTTTGTTGATGATTTTAAGTTGGGGAATGCTGATTTTTTATTTTGCTAAAAATAAAATTTAA
- a CDS encoding hydroxymethylglutaryl-CoA reductase, degradative: protein MNHKPIEGFSKLTKQGKIDWLVNEYLEGNEEYQNILNQYWNGNADLQKLHDEFSENTISNFYMPYGIAPNFLIDGKLFALPMAVEESSVVAAASKAAKFWIDKGGFKTTIINNEKLGHTHFIFNVEPHKLLHFFNFNLKKKLFEATDAITANMRNRGGGILDIKLVDKTAEMPNYYQLKASFDTVDSMGANFINSCLEQFGKTLKQEVAISEDFTEEERNSLQIVMNILSNFTPDCIVRAEVSCKIEDLKDDSGISNEEFARKFKQAVTIAEIEPFRATTHNKGIMNGVDAVVIATGNDFRATEACAHAYAARNGKYSSLTHCTTDNGVFRFWIDLPISVGVVGGLTNLHPLVKFSLALLGKPSAQELMSILAVSGLAQNFGALRSLVTTGIQKGHMKMHLLNILNQMGATEEEKQHFVNYFKDKTVTHHEVINEFNRLRGQ from the coding sequence ATGAATCATAAACCGATCGAAGGTTTTTCCAAATTAACAAAACAAGGGAAAATCGACTGGCTCGTTAACGAATACCTTGAAGGAAACGAAGAATATCAAAATATATTAAATCAATACTGGAACGGAAATGCTGATCTTCAGAAGCTTCATGACGAATTTTCTGAAAATACGATTTCCAATTTTTACATGCCTTACGGAATTGCTCCGAATTTCCTGATTGACGGAAAATTATTCGCTCTTCCAATGGCTGTTGAAGAAAGTTCTGTTGTTGCTGCGGCTTCAAAAGCGGCTAAGTTCTGGATCGACAAGGGTGGTTTTAAAACAACGATCATTAACAATGAGAAATTAGGTCATACTCACTTTATTTTTAATGTAGAGCCTCATAAGCTGCTTCATTTTTTTAATTTTAATTTAAAGAAAAAGCTTTTTGAAGCGACGGATGCAATCACTGCAAACATGAGAAATCGCGGCGGCGGAATCTTAGATATAAAATTGGTGGATAAAACTGCCGAAATGCCTAATTATTACCAGCTTAAAGCAAGTTTTGATACGGTAGATTCAATGGGTGCTAACTTTATTAATTCTTGTCTTGAACAATTTGGAAAAACGTTGAAGCAGGAAGTTGCCATTAGCGAAGATTTTACAGAAGAAGAAAGAAATTCTTTACAGATTGTGATGAATATTCTTTCTAATTTTACACCGGATTGTATTGTAAGAGCTGAGGTTTCCTGTAAAATTGAAGACCTAAAAGACGACAGCGGAATTTCCAATGAAGAATTTGCAAGAAAGTTCAAACAGGCGGTAACCATCGCAGAAATTGAACCTTTCCGTGCTACGACTCACAACAAGGGAATCATGAATGGAGTAGATGCCGTGGTAATCGCAACCGGTAATGATTTCCGTGCAACTGAAGCTTGTGCACACGCCTACGCAGCGAGAAACGGAAAATATTCTTCGTTAACGCATTGTACGACTGACAACGGAGTTTTCAGATTCTGGATCGATCTTCCGATTTCTGTAGGAGTTGTTGGTGGTTTGACAAATCTCCATCCTTTAGTAAAATTTTCTTTGGCACTTTTAGGAAAGCCTTCTGCTCAGGAATTGATGAGTATTTTGGCGGTTTCAGGATTGGCGCAGAATTTTGGAGCACTTCGCTCTTTAGTGACAACAGGAATTCAAAAAGGGCACATGAAAATGCACTTACTGAATATTTTAAACCAAATGGGCGCAACGGAAGAAGAAAAACAACATTTTGTAAACTATTTTAAAGACAAAACAGTAACGCATCACGAGGTTATCAATGAATTTAACAGATTAAGAGGCCAGTAA